The Microtus pennsylvanicus isolate mMicPen1 chromosome 19, mMicPen1.hap1, whole genome shotgun sequence genome includes a region encoding these proteins:
- the Ndufb2 gene encoding NADH dehydrogenase [ubiquinone] 1 beta subcomplex subunit 2, mitochondrial — MSALTRLVPFGRVGGRLLRGCRARAAGDGGVRHAGGGVHIPPKYREFPQLTQKQVIYGEFLSSLMWFWILWRFWHDSDAVLGHFSYPDPSQWTDEELGILPDDED, encoded by the exons ATGTCTGCGCTGACGCGGCTGGTACCTTTCGGCCGCGTCGGAGGCCGCCTGCTCCGGGGCTGCCGAGCGCGGGCGGCTGGAGATGGTGGAGTCCGTCA TGCTGGCGGTGGGGTGCATATTCCGCCCAAGTACAGGGAATTTCCCCAGCTTACCCAGAAACAGGTGATCTATGGTGAGTTCTTAAGCTCACTCATGTGGTTCTGGATTCTCTGGCGCTTTTGGCATGACTCGGACGCTGTGCTG GGCCACTTTTCATATCCAGATCCTTCACAATGGACAGATGAAGAATTGGGGATCCTTCCTGATGACGAGGACTGA